One Janthinobacterium sp. TB1-E2 genomic region harbors:
- a CDS encoding alpha/beta hydrolase — MSPLVLTLAGLWNSGPQHWQTHWEARHPQWSRVPHGEWQTPDKDEWVAELDRAIAACERPPVLAAHSLACTLVAHWAASGSPHKIAGAFLVAPSDVEAPSYPTGTTGFAPMPLQALPFPSLVVASGDDPYVSFARARAFAAAWGSDFTMIGDAGHINGDAGYGPWPDGEQLLLDFCAAHQP; from the coding sequence ATGTCGCCTCTCGTCCTGACCCTGGCCGGCCTGTGGAATTCCGGGCCGCAGCACTGGCAAACCCATTGGGAAGCGCGCCACCCGCAATGGTCGCGCGTGCCGCACGGGGAATGGCAGACGCCGGACAAGGACGAATGGGTGGCGGAGCTCGACCGCGCCATCGCCGCCTGCGAGCGCCCGCCCGTGCTGGCGGCGCACAGCCTGGCCTGCACGTTGGTGGCCCATTGGGCTGCCAGCGGCTCGCCGCACAAGATCGCCGGCGCCTTCCTCGTCGCCCCCAGCGATGTGGAAGCGCCCTCCTACCCCACCGGCACGACGGGCTTTGCGCCGATGCCGCTGCAAGCCTTGCCGTTTCCCAGCCTGGTGGTCGCCAGCGGCGATGATCCCTACGTCAGCTTCGCGCGGGCACGCGCGTTTGCCGCCGCCTGGGGCAGCGATTTCACCATGATCGGCGACGCCGGGCATATCAACGGCGACGCCGGCTACGGCCCGTGGCCAGACGGCGAACAGCTGCTGCTGGACTTCTGCGCCGCGCACCAGCCCTGA
- the kynA gene encoding tryptophan 2,3-dioxygenase produces MSDDKNMNKENTSGCPMHAGGQDAQWHGAQMDFSESMSYGNYLALDRILTAQHPLSPNHNEMLFIVQHQTSELWMKLMLHEMHAVRANLQSGDLAPAFKMLARVARIMDQLVHAWDVLATMTPPEYTAIRPYLGASSGFQSFQYREIEFILGNKNAALLNVHTTAPDTYKVLDAALRTPSVYDEAIKLLARSGLHIAPERLDADWTLPTSADASVKAAWLEVYRDPSKHWALYELAEKLVDLETAFRFWRFRHVTTVERIIGFKTGTGGTAGVSYLRKMLDVVLFPELFALRTEL; encoded by the coding sequence ATGAGCGACGACAAGAATATGAACAAGGAAAACACCAGCGGCTGCCCCATGCATGCGGGCGGCCAGGATGCGCAGTGGCATGGCGCGCAGATGGATTTCAGCGAATCGATGAGCTACGGCAATTACCTGGCGCTGGACCGCATCCTCACGGCCCAGCATCCGCTGTCACCGAACCACAACGAAATGCTGTTCATCGTGCAGCACCAGACGAGCGAATTGTGGATGAAGCTGATGCTGCACGAAATGCATGCCGTGCGCGCCAACCTGCAAAGCGGCGACCTGGCGCCCGCCTTTAAAATGCTGGCCCGCGTGGCGCGCATCATGGACCAGCTGGTGCACGCCTGGGACGTGCTGGCCACCATGACACCGCCCGAATACACGGCCATCCGCCCCTACCTGGGTGCCTCGTCCGGCTTCCAGTCCTTCCAGTACCGCGAGATCGAATTCATCCTGGGGAACAAGAACGCCGCCCTGCTCAACGTACACACGACGGCGCCGGACACCTACAAGGTGCTCGACGCCGCCCTGCGCACGCCCTCCGTCTACGATGAAGCCATCAAGCTGCTGGCGCGCAGCGGCCTGCATATCGCCCCCGAGCGCCTGGACGCCGACTGGACCCTGCCGACCAGCGCCGACGCCTCCGTCAAGGCGGCGTGGCTGGAAGTCTACCGCGACCCGTCGAAACACTGGGCCCTGTACGAGCTGGCCGAAAAGCTGGTCGACCTGGAAACGGCCTTCCGCTTCTGGCGCTTCCGCCACGTGACGACGGTCGAGCGCATCATCGGCTTCAAGACGGGCACGGGCGGCACGGCAGGCGTCAGCTATTTGCGCAAGATGCTCGACGTGGTATTGTTCCCTGAGCTATTCGCCCTACGCACGGAGTTATAA
- the kynU gene encoding kynureninase, which produces MISRHDCSARDLDDPLAPLRQQFDLPQGVIYLDGNSLGARPKAALARAQHVITAEWGTDLIRSWNTAGWFDLPKRLGDRLAPLLGAGTGEVVITDTTSVNLFKALAAALQMQASDPARAARRIIVSERSNFPTDLYMAQGLAAWLDRGYQLRLVDSPEELAQAIAADCAVAMLTHVNYRTGYQHDMAAISSHCHAQGTLALWDLAHSAGAVPLDLNGAGADLAVGCTYKYLNGGPGSPAFIWVPQKHQARFRQPLSGWWGHATPFAMDPGFAPADGIARALCGTQPILSLALVECGLDIFAQTSMEAIRRKSLALTDLFIALVEQRCASHPLGLVTPREHARRGSQVSFTHPHGYAVMQALIARGVIGDYREPAIMRFGFTPLYTSFADVWDAVEILRDILDTLAYDIAAKRDAVT; this is translated from the coding sequence ATGATTTCTCGACATGACTGCAGCGCACGCGACCTCGACGATCCCTTGGCGCCCTTGCGCCAGCAATTCGACTTGCCGCAAGGCGTGATTTACCTCGACGGCAACTCCCTGGGCGCGCGGCCGAAAGCGGCCCTGGCCCGCGCCCAGCACGTCATCACGGCAGAATGGGGCACGGACCTGATCCGCAGCTGGAATACGGCCGGCTGGTTCGACCTGCCCAAGCGCCTGGGCGACCGCCTGGCCCCGCTGCTGGGCGCCGGCACGGGCGAAGTGGTGATCACCGACACCACCTCCGTCAACCTGTTCAAGGCCCTGGCCGCCGCCCTGCAGATGCAGGCCAGCGATCCGGCACGCGCCGCGCGGCGCATCATCGTCAGCGAACGCAGCAACTTCCCCACCGACCTGTACATGGCACAAGGCCTGGCCGCCTGGCTGGACCGCGGCTACCAGCTGCGCCTGGTCGACAGTCCCGAGGAACTGGCGCAAGCGATAGCTGCCGATTGCGCCGTCGCCATGCTCACGCACGTCAACTACCGCACCGGCTACCAGCACGACATGGCCGCCATCAGCAGCCATTGCCACGCGCAGGGCACGCTGGCGCTGTGGGACCTGGCCCATTCGGCCGGCGCCGTGCCGCTGGACCTGAACGGCGCCGGCGCCGACCTGGCCGTCGGCTGCACCTACAAATACCTGAATGGCGGCCCCGGCTCGCCCGCCTTCATCTGGGTGCCGCAAAAACACCAGGCGCGCTTCCGCCAGCCTTTGTCCGGCTGGTGGGGCCACGCCACGCCGTTCGCCATGGACCCGGGCTTCGCGCCCGCCGACGGCATCGCCCGCGCCCTGTGCGGCACGCAGCCGATACTCTCGCTGGCCCTCGTCGAATGCGGCCTCGATATCTTTGCGCAAACAAGCATGGAAGCCATCCGGCGCAAGTCGCTGGCCCTGACAGACCTGTTCATCGCGCTGGTGGAGCAGCGCTGCGCCAGCCATCCGCTGGGTCTCGTCACGCCGCGCGAGCATGCGCGCCGCGGCAGCCAGGTCAGCTTCACGCACCCGCATGGCTATGCCGTCATGCAGGCGCTGATCGCGCGCGGCGTGATCGGCGACTACCGCGAACCGGCCATCATGCGCTTCGGCTTCACGCCCCTGTACACGAGCTTTGCCGACGTGTGGGATGCCGTGGAAATCCTGCGCGACATCCTCGACACACTAGCCTACGACATCGCCGCCAAGCGCGATGCCGTCACCTGA
- the flhD gene encoding flagellar transcriptional regulator FlhD, with product MTANDMMAEIRDANLSYLMLAQQMIRADKVTAIFRLGIAAEIAELIEGMSNAQILKLAGGNMMLARFRFDDSAILGMLTNYNKDRSLAQSHAAILMAGQGVEEIA from the coding sequence ATGACTGCTAACGACATGATGGCTGAGATTCGCGACGCTAACCTGAGCTACCTGATGCTGGCCCAGCAAATGATTCGTGCGGACAAGGTAACGGCCATCTTCCGTTTGGGCATCGCCGCCGAAATCGCCGAACTGATCGAAGGCATGAGCAATGCGCAGATCCTCAAGCTTGCTGGCGGCAACATGATGCTGGCCCGCTTCCGCTTTGACGACAGCGCCATCCTGGGCATGTTGACGAACTACAATAAAGACCGTTCGCTGGCCCAGTCGCATGCAGCCATCTTGATGGCTGGTCAGGGCGTCGAAGAAATCGCTTGA
- the flhC gene encoding flagellar transcriptional regulator FlhC → MAKKSVVSEAQEIQLAIELIQLGARLQLLETEVSLSRERLLNLYKELKGVSPPKGMLPFSTDWFITWQPNIHSSLFINIHKFLVDHAGATGIEAVMKAYKLYLEQMPPEAGEEPLLSLTRAWTLVRFFSSKMLDMAPCGKCGGKFVVNCLDLNADYVCGLCHMPSRAGKTKKARDEAAAGASPGVAA, encoded by the coding sequence ATGGCCAAGAAAAGTGTCGTATCGGAAGCGCAGGAAATCCAGCTGGCCATCGAATTGATACAGCTGGGCGCCCGTTTGCAACTGCTGGAGACGGAAGTCTCGCTGTCGCGCGAACGCCTGCTGAATCTGTACAAGGAATTGAAGGGCGTCTCGCCGCCCAAGGGCATGCTGCCGTTTTCCACCGACTGGTTCATCACCTGGCAACCGAATATCCATTCCTCGCTGTTCATCAATATCCACAAATTCCTCGTCGACCACGCCGGCGCCACGGGCATCGAAGCCGTGATGAAGGCCTATAAACTGTATCTGGAACAGATGCCGCCTGAAGCGGGCGAAGAGCCGCTGCTGTCGCTGACCCGGGCCTGGACCCTCGTGCGCTTTTTCAGCAGCAAGATGCTGGACATGGCGCCCTGCGGCAAGTGCGGCGGCAAGTTCGTCGTCAACTGCCTCGACCTGAACGCCGATTATGTGTGCGGCCTGTGCCACATGCCTTCGCGTGCAGGCAAGACCAAGAAGGCGCGCGATGAAGCGGCCGCTGGTGCATCGCCGGGTGTCGCCGCCTGA
- a CDS encoding class I SAM-dependent methyltransferase yields MLQQILRAPALKAILIQVLAFPLMLLLVYGLARAGVAMSLPAVALVQGVLAALITWRAGLARWWCAIGLLFAPALLAASLLDLPPAVFLAAFVFLLSLYWSTFRTQVPFYPSGPKVWQAVAGLIADRPGVRLIDIGSGLGGLVLDLARRRSDGQFFGIELAPLPWLASRLRAKLAGSRARFLRGDYEALDFGRYDVVFAYLSPAAMAALWSKAEREMLPGSMLLSYEFQIAARKPDKTIAATEGGPLLYIWCF; encoded by the coding sequence ATGCTGCAACAAATCCTGCGCGCGCCCGCGCTCAAGGCCATCCTGATCCAGGTGCTGGCCTTTCCCTTGATGTTGTTATTGGTATATGGCCTGGCGCGCGCCGGCGTCGCCATGTCGCTGCCGGCCGTGGCGCTGGTGCAGGGCGTGCTGGCGGCGCTCATCACGTGGCGCGCGGGACTGGCGCGCTGGTGGTGCGCCATCGGCCTGCTGTTTGCGCCCGCCTTGCTGGCCGCCAGCCTGCTCGATTTGCCCCCGGCCGTGTTCCTGGCGGCCTTTGTTTTCCTGCTGAGCCTGTATTGGTCCACATTTCGCACGCAAGTGCCGTTTTATCCGTCGGGGCCGAAGGTGTGGCAGGCCGTGGCCGGGCTGATCGCGGACCGTCCCGGCGTGCGCCTGATCGATATCGGCAGCGGCCTGGGCGGCCTGGTGCTGGACCTGGCGCGGCGCCGGTCCGACGGGCAGTTCTTCGGCATCGAACTGGCGCCGCTGCCGTGGCTGGCAAGCCGCTTGCGCGCGAAGCTGGCGGGCAGCCGCGCGCGCTTCCTGCGCGGCGACTACGAAGCGCTCGATTTCGGCCGCTACGACGTGGTGTTTGCCTACCTGTCGCCGGCGGCGATGGCAGCCCTGTGGAGCAAGGCGGAAAGGGAAATGTTGCCCGGTAGCATGCTTCTTAGTTACGAATTCCAGATTGCGGCACGCAAGCCCGATAAGACCATCGCCGCCACAGAGGGTGGTCCTTTGCTTTACATATGGTGCTTTTAA
- the motA gene encoding flagellar motor stator protein MotA — MLVIIGYIIVCASVFGGFAMAGGHLAALFQPLELLMIGGAALGAFLVGNNNKAIKATIAALPSLFKGSRYTKELYMELMSLLFEVLSKVRKEGLMSIEGDIDKPEESPLFSKYPAVLADHHIVEFMTDYLRLMVSGNMDAFQIENLMDNEIETHHHEGAVPAHVIAKVGDGLPAFGIVAAVMGVVHTMESVGIPPAELGMLIAHALVGTFLGILLAYGFVGPLASLLEQKLEESSKMFQCVKVTLLASLNGYAPALAVEFGRKVLFSTERPTFNELEDHIKKSKTK, encoded by the coding sequence TTGTTAGTCATAATCGGATACATCATCGTTTGCGCCTCGGTCTTTGGCGGCTTCGCAATGGCCGGCGGCCATCTGGCGGCGCTGTTCCAGCCGCTGGAGTTGCTGATGATCGGCGGCGCCGCCCTGGGCGCCTTCCTTGTTGGTAACAATAACAAGGCCATCAAAGCGACGATCGCAGCCTTGCCGAGCCTGTTCAAGGGTTCGCGCTATACCAAAGAGCTGTACATGGAACTGATGTCCCTGCTGTTCGAGGTGCTCAGCAAGGTGCGCAAGGAAGGCTTGATGTCGATCGAAGGCGATATCGACAAGCCCGAGGAAAGCCCGCTGTTTTCCAAGTACCCGGCCGTGCTGGCCGACCACCACATCGTCGAATTCATGACCGATTACCTGCGCCTGATGGTGTCGGGCAATATGGACGCGTTCCAGATCGAAAACCTGATGGACAACGAAATCGAGACGCACCATCACGAAGGCGCCGTGCCGGCCCACGTGATCGCCAAGGTGGGCGATGGCTTGCCCGCGTTCGGTATCGTTGCCGCCGTGATGGGCGTGGTGCACACGATGGAGTCGGTGGGCATCCCGCCGGCCGAGCTGGGCATGCTGATCGCACACGCGCTGGTCGGCACCTTCCTCGGCATCTTGCTGGCGTATGGTTTCGTCGGTCCTCTGGCCAGCCTGCTCGAGCAGAAGCTGGAAGAGTCGAGCAAGATGTTCCAGTGCGTGAAAGTGACCTTGCTGGCCAGCCTGAACGGCTATGCGCCGGCGCTGGCCGTGGAGTTCGGCCGCAAGGTGCTGTTCTCGACCGAGCGCCCGACGTTCAACGAGCTCGAAGACCATATCAAGAAATCGAAAACGAAGTAA
- the motB gene encoding flagellar motor protein MotB, with protein sequence MADEGMRPIIVKRIKKTAGGHHGGAWKIAYADFVTAMMAFFLLMWLLGSTSKGDLNGISEFFKTPLKVAMAGGSGSGESNSVIQGGGQDLSRQDGQVRKAQEEQQRKSFDLNSAKAALEREEGKRLQALKARIEATIDANPLLKKYKNQLLLDITSEGLRIQIVDEQNRPMFALANANLQPYTKEILHAIGFVLNEVPNRIGLSGHTDSTPYMSDAGYSNWELSADRANASRRELVIGGMKEEKVLRVVGLGSAAHLDKLDPFNPINRRISIIVMNKRTEENVLRDGSAIELPVTDAASAAVASGLAAGAPPAAPVPAPAAAKK encoded by the coding sequence ATGGCCGATGAAGGCATGCGCCCGATTATCGTCAAGCGTATCAAGAAGACGGCTGGCGGGCACCATGGCGGGGCGTGGAAGATCGCCTACGCCGACTTTGTCACGGCCATGATGGCCTTTTTCCTGCTGATGTGGCTGCTGGGCTCCACCTCGAAGGGCGACTTGAACGGCATTTCCGAATTCTTCAAGACGCCGCTGAAAGTGGCGATGGCGGGCGGCTCAGGCAGCGGCGAGAGCAATTCCGTGATCCAGGGCGGCGGCCAGGACTTGTCGCGCCAGGATGGGCAGGTGCGCAAGGCGCAGGAAGAGCAGCAGCGCAAATCGTTCGACCTCAATTCCGCCAAGGCCGCGCTCGAGCGCGAAGAGGGCAAGCGCCTGCAGGCGCTCAAGGCGCGCATCGAAGCGACCATCGACGCCAATCCCCTGCTGAAAAAATACAAGAACCAGTTGCTGCTCGATATCACCAGCGAAGGCTTGCGCATCCAGATCGTCGACGAGCAGAACCGTCCGATGTTTGCGCTCGCCAATGCGAATCTGCAACCGTATACCAAGGAAATCCTGCACGCGATCGGCTTCGTGCTCAATGAAGTGCCAAACCGCATCGGCCTGTCCGGCCATACGGATTCGACGCCCTACATGAGCGATGCCGGCTACAGCAACTGGGAATTGTCGGCTGACCGCGCGAATGCGTCGCGGCGCGAACTGGTGATCGGCGGCATGAAGGAAGAAAAAGTCTTGCGCGTGGTGGGGCTCGGTTCGGCCGCCCACCTGGACAAGCTCGACCCCTTCAATCCGATCAACCGGCGCATCAGCATCATCGTCATGAACAAACGCACGGAAGAAAATGTCCTGCGCGATGGTTCGGCGATCGAGCTGCCGGTGACCGATGCCGCTTCCGCCGCTGTCGCGTCAGGGCTGGCGGCCGGTGCGCCGCCCGCGGCGCCAGTCCCCGCCCCGGCAGCGGCGAAAAAATAA
- a CDS encoding chemotaxis protein, with protein MTRKKILGSHVKRLLSGVSDHGRKHLTEVETDLVQTGILLEEAIEKLSFNFMAIHAAVAAQQDTIALLLDGGIPAEQQREKLLALQDEVGGYVNAAITSMQFQDMTSQLIERTLKRVTGLREFLGTLGEHGAEMLPESDNEEIVALLGRVSMALAIQSLELRSVLRKAVSQQHLESGDIELF; from the coding sequence ATGACAAGAAAGAAAATACTTGGCTCGCATGTAAAGCGCCTGCTGTCTGGCGTGTCGGACCATGGCCGCAAGCACTTGACGGAGGTGGAAACCGACCTGGTGCAGACCGGCATCTTGCTGGAAGAGGCGATCGAGAAGCTGTCCTTCAATTTCATGGCGATACACGCAGCCGTCGCTGCGCAGCAAGACACCATCGCCTTGCTGCTCGACGGCGGTATTCCGGCCGAGCAGCAGCGCGAAAAACTGCTGGCGTTGCAGGATGAGGTGGGGGGCTATGTGAATGCGGCCATCACCAGCATGCAATTCCAGGACATGACCAGCCAGCTGATCGAGCGCACCTTGAAGCGCGTGACGGGCTTGCGCGAGTTCCTCGGGACCCTGGGCGAGCATGGTGCGGAGATGTTGCCGGAGAGCGACAATGAAGAAATTGTCGCCTTGCTGGGGCGGGTCAGCATGGCGCTGGCGATTCAAAGCCTGGAGTTGCGCAGCGTGCTGCGCAAGGCTGTCAGTCAACAGCATTTGGAAAGTGGCGACATCGAGCTGTTCTAG
- a CDS encoding response regulator — protein sequence MAKTILAVDDSSSLRQMVAFSLKAAGYQVVEAVDGQDGLEKAKLQTVDLVLTDQNMPRMDGLELIKLLRELPTYQKVPILMLTTESSDEMKSKGRAAGANGWLVKPFDPQRLIEVVKKVIG from the coding sequence ATGGCCAAAACGATACTTGCAGTGGACGATTCCAGCTCATTGCGCCAGATGGTGGCGTTCAGCCTGAAAGCCGCCGGTTACCAGGTGGTGGAGGCCGTCGACGGCCAGGACGGACTGGAAAAAGCCAAGCTGCAAACCGTGGACCTGGTATTGACGGACCAGAACATGCCGCGCATGGATGGCCTGGAACTGATCAAGCTGTTGCGCGAACTGCCGACCTACCAGAAGGTACCCATCCTCATGCTGACGACGGAGTCGTCGGACGAGATGAAATCGAAAGGACGTGCCGCCGGCGCCAATGGCTGGCTGGTCAAGCCGTTCGATCCGCAACGCCTGATCGAAGTGGTCAAGAAGGTGATCGGCTGA
- the cheA gene encoding chemotaxis protein CheA — MTIDISQFFQVFFDEAEELLAEKERLLLAVDIAAPDAEDLNAIFRTAHSIKGGASTFGLSDMSEVTHILESLLDRIRQGQMALTAEHVDAFLAAKDILKMQLDGHRLGSAVDQDAVANVRMMLQSFSQDVPVAALTPVAPAFHTAEKAAVSHAGGHRIRLELPAMEPREVDALAAELGLLGDVAVSALPDARKVLEVTTHESLDDILAICSFVLNPDDMVITQAPPLAPGEAEAARAAQEKAQGYGFFDPLPGTPAAQGATDPGYGFFQPLEDIRAAAGVQSDAEQGYGFFQPLEQIRADAAKAGNASAAAPAVASAVAEAEQEKKPAKKEGDKAGAESSSIRVSIEKVDQLINLVGELVITQAMIEQRASALDPMLHEKLLDSVSHLTRNTRDLQEAVMSIRMMPMDFVFSRFPRMVRDLATKLGKKVDFITNGAATELDKGLIERIVDPLTHLVRNSIDHGVEMPAARVAAGKTEAGRLFLSASHQGGNIIIEVSDDGAGLNRERILAKAAQQGLDVSETMSDADVWQLIFAPGFSTAEAVTDVSGRGVGMDVVKRNISAMGGVVDIRSAKGFGTTISISLPLTLAILDGMSIRVGDEVYILPLGFVIESLQPAVEDIKDISGKGQVVKVRGEYLPLIPLYQMFDIAPRFTSPSEGICVILETEGRKAALFVDDLVGQQQVVVKNLESNYRKVVGISGATILGDGGVSLILDVAALIRSSRQLADESIFS, encoded by the coding sequence ATGACCATCGATATTAGCCAGTTTTTTCAGGTCTTTTTCGATGAGGCCGAAGAACTGCTGGCTGAAAAAGAACGGCTGCTGCTGGCCGTTGATATTGCGGCGCCCGACGCCGAAGACCTGAATGCCATTTTCCGTACCGCCCATTCGATCAAGGGCGGCGCATCGACGTTCGGCCTCTCCGACATGAGCGAGGTGACGCACATCCTCGAGTCGCTGCTCGACCGTATCCGCCAGGGCCAGATGGCCCTGACGGCGGAACACGTCGACGCCTTCCTGGCGGCCAAGGATATCCTCAAGATGCAGCTCGACGGCCACCGTCTGGGCAGTGCCGTCGACCAGGATGCCGTGGCAAATGTGCGCATGATGCTGCAGTCGTTTTCGCAGGACGTGCCCGTGGCTGCGCTTACGCCCGTCGCACCGGCCTTCCATACGGCGGAAAAAGCCGCCGTCAGCCATGCCGGCGGCCATCGCATCCGCCTGGAACTGCCGGCCATGGAGCCGCGCGAAGTCGATGCGCTGGCGGCCGAACTGGGTTTGCTGGGCGATGTCGCCGTGTCCGCCTTGCCCGACGCGCGCAAGGTGCTGGAAGTGACGACGCATGAAAGCCTGGACGATATCCTGGCCATCTGCTCGTTCGTGCTCAATCCCGACGACATGGTGATCACGCAGGCGCCGCCACTGGCGCCAGGCGAAGCCGAAGCGGCCCGTGCGGCGCAGGAAAAAGCCCAGGGCTACGGTTTCTTCGACCCGCTGCCAGGCACGCCTGCTGCGCAGGGCGCGACGGACCCCGGTTATGGCTTCTTCCAGCCGCTCGAGGATATCCGCGCCGCCGCCGGCGTGCAGAGCGACGCCGAACAGGGCTACGGTTTCTTCCAGCCCCTCGAACAGATACGCGCCGATGCGGCCAAGGCGGGCAACGCCAGCGCCGCCGCGCCGGCCGTGGCCAGCGCCGTGGCCGAAGCGGAGCAGGAAAAGAAACCGGCCAAGAAAGAAGGCGACAAGGCCGGCGCCGAATCGTCGTCGATCCGCGTCTCGATCGAGAAAGTCGACCAGCTGATCAACCTGGTGGGCGAACTGGTGATCACGCAGGCGATGATCGAGCAGCGCGCCAGTGCGCTTGACCCGATGCTGCATGAAAAACTGCTCGACAGCGTCAGCCACCTGACGCGCAACACGCGCGACTTGCAGGAAGCGGTGATGTCGATCCGCATGATGCCGATGGATTTCGTCTTCTCGCGCTTCCCGCGCATGGTGCGCGACCTGGCGACGAAACTGGGCAAGAAGGTCGATTTCATCACGAATGGCGCCGCCACGGAACTGGACAAGGGCCTCATCGAGCGCATCGTCGATCCGCTCACGCACCTGGTGCGCAACAGCATCGACCATGGCGTGGAAATGCCGGCCGCCCGCGTGGCCGCCGGCAAGACCGAGGCCGGCCGGCTGTTCCTCTCGGCCAGCCATCAGGGCGGCAACATCATCATCGAGGTATCCGATGACGGCGCGGGATTGAACCGCGAGCGCATCCTGGCCAAGGCCGCGCAGCAGGGGCTGGACGTGTCCGAGACGATGAGCGACGCGGACGTGTGGCAGCTGATTTTCGCGCCCGGCTTTTCCACCGCCGAAGCCGTCACCGACGTGTCGGGCCGCGGCGTGGGCATGGATGTCGTCAAGCGCAATATCAGCGCCATGGGCGGCGTCGTCGACATCCGTTCCGCGAAAGGCTTCGGCACGACGATTTCCATCTCGCTGCCGCTGACCCTGGCCATCCTCGACGGCATGTCGATCCGCGTGGGCGACGAAGTGTATATTTTACCGCTGGGCTTTGTCATCGAATCGCTGCAGCCAGCCGTTGAGGATATCAAGGACATCAGCGGCAAGGGGCAGGTGGTGAAAGTGCGCGGCGAATACCTGCCATTGATCCCGCTGTACCAGATGTTCGACATCGCGCCGCGCTTTACCAGCCCTTCGGAAGGCATCTGCGTGATCCTCGAGACGGAAGGGCGCAAGGCGGCCCTGTTTGTCGACGACCTGGTGGGACAGCAGCAAGTCGTGGTGAAAAACCTCGAATCGAATTACCGCAAGGTGGTGGGCATTTCCGGCGCCACCATCCTGGGCGATGGCGGCGTGTCGCTGATTCTCGATGTCGCCGCCCTGATCCGTTCCTCGCGCCAGCTGGCTGACGAGTCCATTTTTTCGTAA
- a CDS encoding chemotaxis protein CheW — protein sequence MSDTQQTSGSNAGDGKDIAGREFLAFTLGSEEYGIDILKVQEIRGYEAVTRIANAPEFIKGVINLRGIIIPVVDMRIKFNLGTPVYDQFTVVIILNIGGRIVGMVVDSVSDVTTLTPEQVKPAPEMGTAFSTDYMIGLGTIDERMLILVDIDKLMSSSEMGLIDKLAA from the coding sequence ATGTCAGATACTCAACAAACATCCGGAAGCAATGCGGGCGACGGCAAGGACATCGCCGGCCGTGAATTCCTGGCCTTCACCCTGGGCTCCGAAGAGTACGGCATCGATATCCTGAAGGTCCAGGAAATCCGCGGTTACGAAGCGGTCACCCGCATCGCCAACGCGCCTGAATTCATCAAGGGCGTGATCAACCTGCGCGGCATCATCATTCCCGTGGTCGACATGCGCATCAAGTTCAATCTGGGCACGCCCGTGTACGACCAGTTCACGGTGGTGATCATCCTGAACATCGGCGGCCGTATCGTCGGCATGGTGGTCGACAGCGTTTCCGACGTCACCACCCTGACGCCGGAGCAGGTGAAACCGGCGCCGGAAATGGGCACCGCCTTCTCGACCGACTATATGATCGGCCTGGGCACCATCGACGAGCGCATGCTGATCCTGGTCGACATCGACAAGCTGATGTCGAGCAGCGAGATGGGCCTGATCGACAAGCTGGCGGCGTAA